One window from the genome of Paraclostridium sordellii encodes:
- a CDS encoding magnesium transporter CorA family protein, which produces MHILNLDTQIYLDHFQDNFYNNNNSYLILSTPYELKKLQTILEIDDITFKDCLNFDDSIKLDLFNNYDFLSLNTFEVIDGEAVIKEINIYLADNYILVVSDKNHYIYNYVIKLMTGNLVFDKTTFLALFKINYLIFREIIVNEFETLEKIEDMILDMEDKMLEGVEDKHFHEISHIRSLTRNIVKNIRPLLYIGDRILKDNIRYLTYSNIKEYNLDKLQSIDFGIDKLYNFSLSTRELADKLLDIYSSQVAEKTNSLITKLTLLTAISAPLTIITGIYGMNFDFMPELRWQYGYPLALGVMFLIIFISILIFKFKKFL; this is translated from the coding sequence ATGCATATATTAAATTTAGATACTCAAATTTATTTGGACCACTTTCAAGATAATTTTTACAATAATAATAATTCCTACTTAATATTATCTACGCCTTATGAACTTAAGAAGTTACAGACTATTTTAGAAATTGATGATATTACTTTTAAAGATTGCTTAAATTTTGATGATAGTATAAAACTTGACTTATTTAATAACTATGATTTTTTAAGTCTTAATACATTTGAAGTTATAGATGGAGAAGCTGTTATAAAAGAAATAAATATATATTTAGCAGATAATTATATATTAGTAGTATCTGACAAAAACCACTATATATATAATTATGTAATAAAACTTATGACCGGAAACTTAGTTTTTGATAAAACTACATTTTTAGCATTGTTTAAAATAAACTATTTAATATTTAGGGAAATTATAGTAAATGAATTTGAGACATTAGAAAAAATAGAGGATATGATATTAGACATGGAAGACAAGATGTTAGAAGGGGTAGAGGATAAACACTTTCATGAAATTAGTCATATACGTAGCTTGACTAGAAATATAGTTAAAAATATCAGACCATTACTTTATATAGGAGATAGAATTTTAAAAGACAATATAAGGTATTTGACATACTCAAATATAAAAGAATACAATTTAGATAAATTACAAAGTATAGATTTCGGAATTGATAAGCTTTATAATTTTTCACTTTCAACAAGAGAATTAGCTGATAAGTTACTTGATATATATTCCTCTCAAGTGGCAGAAAAAACAAATAGCTTAATAACTAAATTAACTCTATTAACAGCGATTTCTGCGCCTTTAACAATAATAACAGGAATATATGGAATGAACTTTGATTTTATGCCAGAATTAAGGTGGCAGTATGGTTATCCATTAGCTTTAGGAGTTATGTTTTTAATAATTTTTATAAGTATTTTGATTTTTAAATTCAAAAAATTTTTATAG
- a CDS encoding alpha/beta fold hydrolase, with protein MFIETLDILNLHVTHSGKGMKCLYIHGGPGAWSKDFEVFFGDYLSETLSMYYLDQRGCGRSEGDKESDYSIDAIINDIECIRKKLDIEEFIIIAHSFGGVIATAYTRKYSKYVKALILINCTLNMEEALKSQIKQGCKILGIDNIEYNRNLKENWRNIAFKLVENDLYYKLQYTDYNNYIKVKNIDKDMLNTSMSEQSFSNDSYFYDYTSLSEYIDTPTLIISGEYDFAIGPDHYKSFKFKNSIVRNIKGAHNPYIENPIELEAIIKDFILSL; from the coding sequence ATGTTTATAGAAACATTAGATATATTAAACTTACATGTAACACATTCGGGAAAAGGAATGAAGTGCTTATATATACATGGAGGACCAGGAGCTTGGAGTAAAGATTTTGAAGTGTTTTTCGGAGATTATTTGTCTGAAACATTAAGTATGTATTATTTAGATCAAAGAGGTTGTGGTAGATCAGAAGGAGATAAAGAATCAGATTATTCAATAGATGCTATTATTAATGATATAGAATGTATAAGAAAGAAGTTAGATATAGAAGAATTTATAATAATTGCACATTCGTTTGGAGGAGTTATAGCTACAGCATATACTAGAAAATATTCAAAATATGTTAAAGCTTTAATTCTTATAAATTGCACTCTTAATATGGAGGAAGCTCTTAAAAGTCAAATAAAACAAGGGTGTAAAATTTTAGGAATAGATAATATAGAATACAATAGAAATTTAAAAGAAAATTGGAGAAATATAGCTTTTAAACTTGTTGAAAATGATTTGTATTATAAATTACAATATACGGATTATAATAATTATATTAAAGTTAAAAATATAGATAAGGATATGCTAAATACATCTATGTCTGAACAATCATTTTCTAATGATAGTTATTTTTATGACTATACTAGTTTAAGTGAATATATCGACACTCCGACCTTAATTATAAGTGGAGAATATGATTTTGCTATAGGACCTGATCATTATAAAAGTTTTAAGTTTAAAAATAGTATAGTGAGAAATATAAAAGGAGCTCATAATCCGTATATAGAAAATCCTATAGAGCTAGAAGCTATTATAAAAGATTTTATTTTATCTTTATAA